One window of the Tachypleus tridentatus isolate NWPU-2018 chromosome 10, ASM421037v1, whole genome shotgun sequence genome contains the following:
- the LOC143230661 gene encoding uncharacterized protein LOC143230661 isoform X2, with product MKKFEDRKQQPGETVSQYISALREIAQNCEYGDTLEQQLCKQISVGVSDRALRDRLWSEDLTLKQITEKCHHHEQKLKSLKEIEGSTSTVRDLNYVRRGQSRGRSRHRNAGSRNQQRRGTQVYRGATTRRSPQSNCTRCGKLPHHSQQRCPALEKTSSIRKNADFCENINRENHHT from the exons atgaAAAAGTTTGAGGACCGAAAGCAGCAACCAGGTGAGACTGTGTCCCAGTATATCAGTGCACTTAGAGAGATAGCACAGAACTGTGAGTATGGTGATACTCTCGAACAACAGTTGTGTAAACAAATCAGCGTAGGCGTCAGTGATCGAGCATTAAGAGATAGACTGTGGTCAGAGGATCTGACACTGAAACAGATTACAGAGAAATGTCATCACCATGAACAGAAACTAAAATCACTGAAGGAAATCGAAGGATCCACAAGTACCGTAAGAGATCTAAACTATGTACGTCGAGGTCAAAGCAGAGGTCGTAGTCGCCACAGAAATGCTGGTTCCAGAAACCAGCAAAGACGAGGCACACAGGTCTACAGAGGAGCCACGACACGGAGATCGCCACAAAGCAACTGTACTCGGTGTGGAAAACTACCACATCACAGTCAACAAAGGTGCCCAGCATTAgagaaaactt CTTCTATCAGGAAAAATGCAGatttttgtgaaaacattaacAGGGAAAACCATCACACTTGA
- the LOC143230661 gene encoding uncharacterized protein LOC143230661 isoform X1 codes for MKKFEDRKQQPGETVSQYISALREIAQNCEYGDTLEQQLCKQISVGVSDRALRDRLWSEDLTLKQITEKCHHHEQKLKSLKEIEGSTSTVRDLNYVRRGQSRGRSRHRNAGSRNQQRRGTQVYRGATTRRSPQSNCTRCGKLPHHSQQRCPALEKTCNYCKLRGHFAVMCRNKNRNVHFVNTCDDNFQDVNDYDDCYEMCNVEESMNSLNIYSIGVNKPTEYWSVILSTPYEQGKGAVRMKIDTQAECNINTHLSKQSFDRMAPHGSLSLSKSQVTIKAFGNHKITPVGKTTFTIIHKSKMYDIDCEVVDGDVPNLLGGESSTKFGLIQKVNAISTYVQGKYSHDRSSQHRLPSGTEIPTVQSPPHESTQVRPL; via the coding sequence atgaAAAAGTTTGAGGACCGAAAGCAGCAACCAGGTGAGACTGTGTCCCAGTATATCAGTGCACTTAGAGAGATAGCACAGAACTGTGAGTATGGTGATACTCTCGAACAACAGTTGTGTAAACAAATCAGCGTAGGCGTCAGTGATCGAGCATTAAGAGATAGACTGTGGTCAGAGGATCTGACACTGAAACAGATTACAGAGAAATGTCATCACCATGAACAGAAACTAAAATCACTGAAGGAAATCGAAGGATCCACAAGTACCGTAAGAGATCTAAACTATGTACGTCGAGGTCAAAGCAGAGGTCGTAGTCGCCACAGAAATGCTGGTTCCAGAAACCAGCAAAGACGAGGCACACAGGTCTACAGAGGAGCCACGACACGGAGATCGCCACAAAGCAACTGTACTCGGTGTGGAAAACTACCACATCACAGTCAACAAAGGTGCCCAGCATTAgagaaaacttgtaattattgtaaattaagaGGTCACTTTGCTGTCATGTGTAGAAATAAGAAtagaaatgtacattttgtaAACACATGTGATGATAATTTTCAAGATGTCAATGATTATGATGATTGTTATGAAATGTGTAATGTAGAGGAAAGTATGAATTCATTGAATATTTACTCCATTGGTGTAAACAAACCTACTGAGTATTGGTCTGTCATATTAAGTACCCCATATGAACAGGGTAAAGGTGCAGTGCGTATGAAAATAGACACACAGGCAGAGTGTAATATAAACACTCATTTGAGTAAACAGTCATTTGATCGCATGGCACCTCATGGTTCATTATCTTTGTCTAAGTCACAGGTAACCATAAAAGCATTTGGTAATCATAAGATCACACCTGTTGGAAAAACTACATTTACTATTATTCACAAAAGCAAAATGTATGATATTGATTGTGAAGTTGTTGATGGTGATGTACCTAATCTTCTTGGAGGTGAATCTAGTACTAAGTTTGGGTTAATACAAAAAGTAAATGCAATTAGTACTTATGTACAAGGTAAATACTCGCATGATCGGAGTTCACAACATAGGCTACCTTCAGGTACCGAGATTCCCACTGTTCAAAGCCCCCCTCATGAATCAACACAAGTACGCCCCCTTTGA